The nucleotide window CCCAGGGCTCCATCATTGAGGCGTGGTACTCGTAGAATGCCCGGCGGCGGTCGTCAATCAGGGTGTTCTGCTCCCAGGCCTCGGGAATCATCATCATGGCGGCCTGGGCCATCGGGTAGCCGGCCAGCGTCAGGAGCTCCAGCGCGTTGTCGAAGGTCGCGGTGTCGGACTCGCCCTCAAAGGAGATCGGGTAGAGCTTGTTGAGGTCGCCGCCCAGCACCGGGCTCTGCATGATGCCCTCGCGGGCGCGCATCCAGTTGAAGTTGCCCTTGACGGTGTTGATCTCGCCGTTGTGCGCCACCATACGGTAGGGGTGCGCCAGGCGCCACTCGGGGAAAGTGTTGGTGGAAAAACGCTGGTGGACCAGGGCCAGCGCCGAGACGACCTCGGGGCGCTGGAGGTCGAGGTAGTACTCGCCGACCTGCGTGGCGAGCAGCAGGCCCTTGTAGATCACCGTGCGGCACGACATCGAGGGCACGTAGTATTCCTGGCCGTGCGTGAAGTTCAGCGCCAGGATGGCGTTGCTCGCGCGCCGCCGGATGACGTACAGCTTGCGCTCCAGCGCGTCGGGCACCAGCGTGTCGGGACCGGCGCCGATGAAGATCTGGCGGATGACGGGTTCTTTTTCGCGCACCGCCGGACTCATGGGCATCTCGGGGCTGACCGGCACGTCGCGCCAGCCCAGCACGATCTGGCCCTCGGCCACTACCGCGCGCTCGAGTTCCTGCTCGCAGGCGCGGCGTGAGGCGATTTCCTTGGGCAGGAAGATCATCCCGACGCCGTAGTCGCCTAGCGGGGGCAGGGTCACGCCCTGGGCCGCCATCTCGGCGCGGTAGAACTCGTCGGGAATCTGGATGAGGATGCCCGCACCGTCTCCCATCAGGGCGTCGGCCCCGACCGCGCCCCGGTGGTCGAGGTTTTCCAGGATCTTGAGGCCCTGCTGCACGATGGCGTGATTCTTCTGGCCGCCGATGTGCGCCACGAACCCCACCCCACAGGCGTCGTGTTCCTGGGCCGCGTACAGGCCGCGTTCGGCCGCCTGGCGAATTTCCTGCGTGCTGGTGGAGGACACGGCCTCCACCGGAGTCACCCGGTTGTCGAATTGGTCCATAGCTGTGCATCCCTCCCGTGACTCGCTCGCCGGGGCGCGTCTCCTTCACCGGCTGCTACACTCCAGGGTACAGACAGATGCAACTTCATGCAGGGGCGTTGTTTATAACGCGCTCGCTGACGCGTCGTTTTTGGTGAGAGAACAGACAATGTGCAGTCTGATTTCCTGACGAACAGCAGGTCTGGCAAGGCCACCTGCAGAGGGCGCCTGGGACCCAGGCCGCGTATAAAAACAACACTGCCCCACTCCTGTACGGAGGGGGCAGGTCGGGAAACTCCGGCTTACTTCAGCGCGACTGCGGTGCAGGTCACACCCGCGTCGGCCGGGGTGCCCGAGGCGTTGGCGGCCGTATGGATGTTGAAGTAGGTGGCGCTCATCACGTCGCTCATCGCCACGCTGCCCGAGAGCTTGAGCATCCCCATGCTGTCGGTCATGCCCACGATCATGCTGCTCATGATAGGCGCGCCGCCGCTGTCGCAGGGGGCCACGCCCGCCGTGCCCTGGTTGTGGTAGTGGGCCACGTAGTAGGTGCCCGGCTTGAGGCCGCTCACGCTGGCGGTGGTCATGACCATGCTCATGTCCTTTTTCACGCTCACCGTACCGCTGCTCATCAGCGCGGCGCCGGCCGGCTGCTTCGAGAGGGAGTAGTTCATGGGGGCGGCCATCATGGTGCAGGCACTCAGGGGCAGCGCCAGCGCGGCAAGCAAGATTTTCTTCATACCTCTCTATATGCACCCAGTCATGACTTTGGATCATTCACGGTTTCTTCATCTCGGCGGCAGTCAGAAGGGACGCCGTAATGACTCCCGGCGTCCCTCCCCAGCGGACTTGCGGGCTATTCGACCGTCACGGCCTTGGCGAGGTTGCGCGGCTTGTCTACGTCCTTGCCCAGCTTCTCGGCGATGAAGATGGCCAGAAGTTGCAGCGCGACCGCGTTGACCACCGGGCTGACCATTTCGTGGGCGCGGGGCACGTAGATCACGTCGTCGCCGTAGCGGGCGTTCTCGGTGTCGCCCTCCGACAGCACCAGGATGACCTTGCCCCGGCGCGCCCGGACTTCCTGCACGTTGGAGATCGTCTTTTCGAGCAGCTTGCTCTCGGTGGCGACCACCACGACCGGCATGTGCTCGTCGATGAGGGCAATGGGGCCGTGCTTCATCTCGCCGGCTGCGTACGCTTCGGCGTGGATGTAGCTGATTTCCTTGAGCTTCAGGGCGCCCTCGTAGGCGGTCGGGCTGTTCACGCCGCGCCCCAGGAACAGGAAGTCACGGGCATCGGCGTACTTGCCGGCAATCGCCTTGATGTTCTCGACGCGCTCCGGGGTCAGCGACTCCTCGACGAGGCGGGGCAGTTCGCGGGCGGCGTGCAGCAACTCGCGGCTCTGGTCCTCGGTCAGCGTGCCGCGCGCGCGGCCCAGCCACAGCGCGAGCATGAGCATGGCACTCACCATCGAGGTGTAGGCCTTGGTGCTCGCCACGCCGATCTCGGGGCCGGCGTGGATATACAGCGTGTCGTCGACCTCGCGGGTCATCGAGCTGCCCTTGGCGTTGATGATGCCCAGGGTCTTGGCGCCGTACTTCTTGGCCTCGCGCAGGGCCTCGAGGGTGTCGATGGTCTCGCCGCTCTGGCTCATGACAATGGCGAGGGTGTTCTCGCTCACCAGCGGGTCGCGGTAGCGGTACTCGGAGGCCACGTCGATATCGACCGGGATGCGCGCCAGCTGCTCGATGAGGTACTCGCCCACCATCCCGGCGTAGTACGCGGTGCCGCACGCGATGATGCTGATGCGCTTGAAGCTCGCCGGGTCGAGGTTGATGTCGAGGTTCACCTCGCCGGTATCGTCGTGCAGCCGCCCAATGAGGGTGTTCGTCAGGGCGTTGGGCTGCTCGTAGATCTCCTTCATCATGTAGGAGTCGTAGCCACCCTTCTCGGCCGCCTCGGCGTCCCAGTCGATGTGCTCGATATCGCGCTTGAGCTCGTTGCCCGCAAGGTCGGTGACGCGGAAGCCGTCGTCATGCAGCACGACCATGTCGCCGTCGTGCAGGAAGACCATGTTGCGCGTGTAGGCCAGCAGCGCCGGCACGTCCGAGGCCAGGAACATCTCGCCCTCGCCTACCCCCATGACCATCGGGGACACTGTGCGGGCCGCGACGATCTCGCGGTGATCCACGTGCGTCACCACGATGCCGTAGGCGCCGCGCACCTGTCCCAGCGCCGCACGCACGGCCTCGTACAGGTCGCCCGAGTACGCTTCTTCGATCAGGTGAGCCAGCACTTCACTGTCGGTTTCCGACTTGAAGGTGTGGCCGCGCGCCATCAGGCCTTCTTTGAGCGGCAGGTAGTTCTCGATGATGCCGTTGTGGATGATGACGATCTTGCCGTCTTCGGTCGCGTGGGGGTGGGCGTTGGTGTCGTTGGGCAGGCCGTGGGTCGCCCAGCGCGTGTGGCCGATCCCCAACGTGCCGGGCAGCGGCGAGCCGGCCAGTTCACCCTGGAGGTTGGCGAGCTTGCCGGCCTTCTTGCGCACGGCGATGCAGGCGCCGTCACCCACGGCGACTCCGGCGCTGTCGTAGCCCCGGTATTCCAGCTTGGAGAGGCCCGAAATAAGGACGTCCTGCGCCTGCCTGGTTCCGATGTATCCGACGATTCCGCACATAGCGACTCCTGCCCACTATCCGTAAGGATCAGCGGGAGTGCCCAAATGAATTGGTGTGGTGTCTCGCGCGGCCTTATCCCTGCGTCGCCGCAGAAGGCTTATCGCCGCGCTTCACTTGCCCCTCGGCAAGTCGGGTAGGCCCTGACCCCTGGCCTGGAGGCATCCGCAGAAACTCGCTGACCTCCACCTCGTCTCCCACCCGTGCGGTCCTCACCGCCCAGGTGGGCCTTGCGCTGCCCTGTCGTGTGAACCCGGCACTGTGGGTTCGCGGGGCAGCATAGCACCGGCCATGAGGGCCATGTGTAACACCCTCATGGCCGGCGCTGCGGGGATCTGCACGCTTACCGCCGGACCTGCCGCAGTTCCAGGAGAGCTCCCGGCAGGTCCGTTCAGGCCCCCTCATGAAGAAAGCCGCTGAAAAGGGCGGCTGGGCGCGTCCTGCGCCCCGGCCCGTCCCCCTTTCGGTGGAAGGCGCAGCCGGGCCGCCCTTGCTAGGATGGAACCGAGTGCGCGCCCGCACCTAGGGCCGCCTGCGACAGCTTCGTCGCCCCATACTTTCTTTTCGAGGTTACCCCCACCATGCCTACCTACCTGTACAAGAACATCGAAACCGGCGAAATCTACGAACTCGTGCAGAGCATGCGAGACGAGGCCTACACGGCCCACCCCGAAACCGGCGTGCCGGTCAAGCGCGTGCTCGCGCGCCCCGGCATCTCCTTCAAGGGCAGCGGCTTCTATGTCAACGACTCGCGCAAGGGCGGCGAAGGCGGCAAGAGCGGCGGCAGCGAGTGAAGCCCGCCGGGGTGCTGGGCGCGGCTCTGCTGGTCGTCGCGGCCGGCACCGGGGCGTACCTGACCGGGCGCGTCTCGGCCCAGAAGGCGCTGGTCACGGGTGACGAGATCAACACCGTCGAGGTCACGCAGGCGGCCCTGCCCGCCGTGGTGCGGGTAGACAACCGCCTGAACAAGAGCGCCCTGCAACCCGGTGACGACCCCCTGGAGACCGGCAGCGGGTTTTTCTACAAGAAAGACCTCATCGTGACCAACTTCCACGTCATCCAGGACTACGAGTCGCTGAGCGTGATCCTCTACAACGGCCGGCGCGTCCCCGCGAAGGTCGAGGCGGTGGACCCCGGCATCGACATCGCCATCCTGCGCGTGAGCGGCGTCACAGCGCCCAAGACGCTGGCCTTCGGGTCGAGCGCCCGGCTCATTCCGGGCCAGAAGCTCATCGCCATCGGGGCGCCGCTGCGCATCCAGAACTTCGTGAGCAGCGGCATCTTCAGCGTGGCGGCCAGCGCGCGCGACATTCCGCGCAACGACAGCCTGGGGCAGGAAATCGGGCAGTATTTCGTGACCACCGCGAGCATCCAGCAGGGCAACAGCGGCGGGCCGGTCCTCGACTCGCGCGGGGCGGTCGTGGCTATCTCGGATGCCAACGCCGCGCCCAACAACTTCGTGCCGGGCGTGATCGGGGTGGCCATTCCGGGCGACCTCGTCAAGCAGAGCGTCGAGGACCTGGAAAAGGTCGGCACGCCGCAGCGCGGCACTCTGGGCGTGACCCTGCAGGACCTCGACAGCCTCGACCCGGCCCTGCGCAGCCTCGCGGGCCTGAGCAGCAGCGAGGGCGCCCTGGTGTGGGACGTGCCTGCCGGCAGTGCGGGAGCGCGCGCGGGCCTGCGAGGCTCGCTGCGCAATAGCAAAGACCAGCTCCTGGCGCCGCTGGGCGACATCGTGGTGGCGGTGGACGGCGCGCGGGTCCAGAGCTCCTACGACGTGACCCGCCTCGTCGCCGCCAAGCGGCCTGGCCAGACCGTCACCCTGCGGCTGTGGCGCAACAAGAAGAGCGTGGACGTGAAGGTCACGCTGCTCAAACGTACGCTGCGCTGAAGGCCCCCTCCCCGCAGCTCTTCACCGGGCCTGGACGCTGAACGCTCCAGGCCCCTTCTCTTGCCTCTTTCCTATCAAAGTGATATCACTTTGATAGGAGGGATAGACATGAGTGAACTCGACAAGACCCCGCCGACCGTGGGCCCGCAGGGGGGCATCTCGACCCGCAGCGACGTGGCGAGCCGGGAGCGCGCCGCCTTCGGGTTGCCGGGCCTGCCCCTGTTCCTGGGCTGGCTCGCGCTCGCCGCGCTGAACGTCTGGCTGTTCGTGGCCGGGCAGCTCGCTCTGGGCGGCGTCCTGCTGATCGTCAATCTGCTGCTCTCTATGGGCTTTTTCATCGTGCAGCCCAACCAGGCCATCCTGATCACCCTGTTCGGGCGCTATGTGGGCACCGAGCGGCGCAACGGCCTGTACTGGACCAATCCGCTGACGATCCGCAAGCGCGTGAGCCTGCGCATCCGCAACTTCAACTCCGAGCGCCTGAAGGTCAACGACCAGATGGGCAACCCCATCGAGATCGCCGCCGTGATCGTGTGGCGGGTCGTGGACACGGCGCGGGCAATTTTCGATGTCGAGGACTACACGCAGTTCGTGGCGATCCAGTCCGAGACGGCGCTGCGCCACCTCGCCTCGCAGTACCCCTACGACGACTATACGGAAGGCACCATGAGCCTGCGCGGCAACGCCGACGAGGTCAGCGAGACGCTGGGCCGCGAGCTGGCCGTGCGCCTGCAGCACGCCGGGGTCGAGGTTCTGGAAGCGCGGCTCTCGCACCTGGCCTACGCACCCGAGATCGCCGGGGCGATGCTCCAGCGCCAGCAGGCCAGCGCGATCATCGCTGCCCGGCAACAGATCGTTCAGGGCGCGGTCGGCATGGTCGAGATGGCCCTGCGCGAACTCGAAGGCCAGCAGATCGTGCAACTCGACGAGGAACGCAAGGCGCAGATGGTGAGCAACCTGCTCGTCGTGCTGACCAGCGAACGGGGCACCCAGCCCATCGTGAACGCCGGCAGCCTGTACTGAGAGGATCGGCATGGCACCGCGCAAGAATTTTCCCCTCCGCGTTTCTCCCGATCTGTACGCCGCCCTCGAACGCTGGGCCGCCGACGACCTGCGCAGCGTGAACGCCCAGATCGAATACCTGCTCACCCAGGCGGTGCGGCAGGCCGGGCGGCAGAAGACCCCGGCCACCCCGCCAGGGAACGCGCCTTCCGGTTCCGAGACCCCCTGACCTGGGGACGGGGCCCAGCCGGAGCCTCGAACTGTCAAGCCCCGCCTCTCTCCTTCACCGGAGGGGGCGGGGCGCTATGCTCGCGCGGCATGTATATCGTGGTCGAAGGCCCCATCGGGGTGGGCAAAACCAGTCTGGCGGCGCGACTGGCCTCGCGCTGCGGCGCCGAGCTGAACCTGGAGGTCGTCGAGGAAAATCCCTTCCTTGCGCGCTTCTACGAGCAGCCCGAAGCCTTCTCGTTTCAGGTGCAGGTCTTTTTCCTGCTCTCGCGGTTCAAGCAGCTCTCGGCGCTGGCACAGCCGGGGCTGTTCAGCGGGCACGTGGTCAGCGACTACCTGTTCGACAAGGACTTCATCTTCGCGGCCATGAACCTGAAGGACGCCGAGTTCGCGCTGTACGAGGACCTGTACGCCCACCTCTCGCCCCGGCTGCCCACCCCCGACCTCGTGGTGTACCTGCGGGCCGAGACGCCCGAGCTGCTGCGGCGCATCGCCAAGCGTGCCCGGCCCTTCGAGAAGGACATGCCCGCCGCCTACCTTGCCGAGCTGACCGCCCGCTACGACGAGTATTTCCGCACCTATGCGCCGCCGCTGCTGACCATTGACGCGGCTCAGTACGACTTTGTCGAGCGCCCGGAGGACGAGGCGGCCCTTCTCGCGCACATCGAGGGCGCGCTGGGGCGGCCGCTGTGTGCCCCGGCCCCCGTACTCACTGGGGAGGGCTGATGTACCTCGCCCTGTCGGGCAACATCGGCAGCGGCAAGAGCACCCTCACGCGGATGCTCTCGGAGCGCTACGGCCTGCTGCCGGTCTACGAACCCTACGCCGAGAACCCCTACCTGGAGGACTTCTACGGCGACATGCGTCGGTATTCCTTCCACTCGCAGGTGTACTTCCTGTCGCGGCGGCTCGAACAACACCTGACTTTGGTCAGCGAGACCCGCGAGGTCGTGCAGGACCGCACGGTGTTTGAGGACGCCAACATCTTCGCACGCCACCTACACGCGACCGGCCAGATGGAGGCACGGGACTGGGAGACCTACCTGGGTCTGTACCGGGGCATCCTGCCCGCGCTGCGCACGCCCGACCTGCTTATTCACATCGACGCCTCGCTCCCCACCCTGCGCCGCCGCATCGCGCTGCGGGGCCGCGACTACGAGCAGGACATGCCGGGCGAATACCTGCTGGGCCTGAACCGGCTGTACGAGGAGTGGGTGGGGGACTTCCGGGCCTGCCCGGTGCTGCGCATCGACGGCGACCAGCTGGACTTCGTGCAGGACGCCGACGCCTTCGAGTGGGTTTGCGGACAGGTGGCAGGCTACGGCTTCGGGCTGCCGCTGCTGCGCTGAGGGCGGTAGTCATGGACATTGCGGCAAACCCCTGCAGCGTTCATACCCCGTGCAGAGTGGAATACCACGGTGATGGCCAGGAGCAGGAGCCGCCGCGGGCCGGGCGCGGCCGCTTTCCTCTAGCATCTGGCCCATGCGCCTGCCCGACCTCGCCGCCGCCCTGAACCTGCCGCCCTCCGCCTTGCCCGATCT belongs to Deinococcus sp. Leaf326 and includes:
- a CDS encoding S1C family serine protease translates to MKPAGVLGAALLVVAAGTGAYLTGRVSAQKALVTGDEINTVEVTQAALPAVVRVDNRLNKSALQPGDDPLETGSGFFYKKDLIVTNFHVIQDYESLSVILYNGRRVPAKVEAVDPGIDIAILRVSGVTAPKTLAFGSSARLIPGQKLIAIGAPLRIQNFVSSGIFSVAASARDIPRNDSLGQEIGQYFVTTASIQQGNSGGPVLDSRGAVVAISDANAAPNNFVPGVIGVAIPGDLVKQSVEDLEKVGTPQRGTLGVTLQDLDSLDPALRSLAGLSSSEGALVWDVPAGSAGARAGLRGSLRNSKDQLLAPLGDIVVAVDGARVQSSYDVTRLVAAKRPGQTVTLRLWRNKKSVDVKVTLLKRTLR
- a CDS encoding deoxynucleoside kinase, which codes for MYLALSGNIGSGKSTLTRMLSERYGLLPVYEPYAENPYLEDFYGDMRRYSFHSQVYFLSRRLEQHLTLVSETREVVQDRTVFEDANIFARHLHATGQMEARDWETYLGLYRGILPALRTPDLLIHIDASLPTLRRRIALRGRDYEQDMPGEYLLGLNRLYEEWVGDFRACPVLRIDGDQLDFVQDADAFEWVCGQVAGYGFGLPLLR
- a CDS encoding deoxynucleoside kinase; the encoded protein is MYIVVEGPIGVGKTSLAARLASRCGAELNLEVVEENPFLARFYEQPEAFSFQVQVFFLLSRFKQLSALAQPGLFSGHVVSDYLFDKDFIFAAMNLKDAEFALYEDLYAHLSPRLPTPDLVVYLRAETPELLRRIAKRARPFEKDMPAAYLAELTARYDEYFRTYAPPLLTIDAAQYDFVERPEDEAALLAHIEGALGRPLCAPAPVLTGEG
- a CDS encoding SPFH domain-containing protein encodes the protein MSELDKTPPTVGPQGGISTRSDVASRERAAFGLPGLPLFLGWLALAALNVWLFVAGQLALGGVLLIVNLLLSMGFFIVQPNQAILITLFGRYVGTERRNGLYWTNPLTIRKRVSLRIRNFNSERLKVNDQMGNPIEIAAVIVWRVVDTARAIFDVEDYTQFVAIQSETALRHLASQYPYDDYTEGTMSLRGNADEVSETLGRELAVRLQHAGVEVLEARLSHLAYAPEIAGAMLQRQQASAIIAARQQIVQGAVGMVEMALRELEGQQIVQLDEERKAQMVSNLLVVLTSERGTQPIVNAGSLY
- a CDS encoding CHRD domain-containing protein, whose translation is MKKILLAALALPLSACTMMAAPMNYSLSKQPAGAALMSSGTVSVKKDMSMVMTTASVSGLKPGTYYVAHYHNQGTAGVAPCDSGGAPIMSSMIVGMTDSMGMLKLSGSVAMSDVMSATYFNIHTAANASGTPADAGVTCTAVALK
- the glmS gene encoding glutamine--fructose-6-phosphate transaminase (isomerizing); this translates as MCGIVGYIGTRQAQDVLISGLSKLEYRGYDSAGVAVGDGACIAVRKKAGKLANLQGELAGSPLPGTLGIGHTRWATHGLPNDTNAHPHATEDGKIVIIHNGIIENYLPLKEGLMARGHTFKSETDSEVLAHLIEEAYSGDLYEAVRAALGQVRGAYGIVVTHVDHREIVAARTVSPMVMGVGEGEMFLASDVPALLAYTRNMVFLHDGDMVVLHDDGFRVTDLAGNELKRDIEHIDWDAEAAEKGGYDSYMMKEIYEQPNALTNTLIGRLHDDTGEVNLDINLDPASFKRISIIACGTAYYAGMVGEYLIEQLARIPVDIDVASEYRYRDPLVSENTLAIVMSQSGETIDTLEALREAKKYGAKTLGIINAKGSSMTREVDDTLYIHAGPEIGVASTKAYTSMVSAMLMLALWLGRARGTLTEDQSRELLHAARELPRLVEESLTPERVENIKAIAGKYADARDFLFLGRGVNSPTAYEGALKLKEISYIHAEAYAAGEMKHGPIALIDEHMPVVVVATESKLLEKTISNVQEVRARRGKVILVLSEGDTENARYGDDVIYVPRAHEMVSPVVNAVALQLLAIFIAEKLGKDVDKPRNLAKAVTVE